Proteins found in one Methanobrevibacter sp. genomic segment:
- a CDS encoding MarR family winged helix-turn-helix transcriptional regulator, producing the protein MDLLEIFENFDTVPAFPALNMIIKWHTKFFEDKLEGTNVNPSELPYIIRIGEQNGELTQKDLSNLFLVSEPVVARTLKNLEKKGFIIRSIDQKNKTRRLISLSSKGFEIREKTLHLEEDWCNSLFKVLSEDEKRKFNEILGILAIESVRNYY; encoded by the coding sequence ATGGATTTATTGGAGATATTTGAAAATTTTGACACGGTTCCTGCATTTCCTGCATTGAACATGATCATTAAGTGGCACACCAAATTCTTTGAAGATAAGCTGGAAGGAACAAATGTCAATCCTTCAGAGTTGCCTTATATCATTAGAATAGGTGAACAAAATGGGGAGCTTACTCAAAAGGATTTATCCAATCTTTTTTTAGTTTCAGAACCTGTAGTTGCAAGGACATTAAAGAATTTAGAGAAAAAAGGATTTATTATTCGAAGCATTGATCAAAAGAATAAGACAAGAAGATTAATATCCCTATCTTCCAAAGGTTTTGAAATCAGGGAAAAAACACTTCATCTTGAAGAGGATTGGTGCAACAGTTTATTCAAGGTTTTAAGTGAAGATGAAAAAAGGAAGTTTAATGAAATTTTAGGTATTTTAGCAATAGAATCCGTCAGGAATTATTATTAA
- a CDS encoding aldo/keto reductase: protein MKYRKLGNTGLEVSEVAFGAEFLVERPYEDAEELIRICEANGINFLDCWMSEPGVRSNLGQAIKDTRERWIIQGHIGSTWQNEQYVRTREMDKVVPAFEDFMERFQIDRLDFGMIHYVDEMADYEEIMNGEFIEYVRKLKRDGTIDHIGLSTHNPEIGRLAALNPEIELLMFSINPAFDMFEPTDNIEDYRNDEMYNEDMEGLNPQRAELYSLCKETGTALTVMKGFAGGNLLSAETSPFGVALSPIQCIHYALSQDGVCSIFVGVKNPDELMEAIGYCDATEEEKDFREVLRNAPNHSFEGQCTYCGHCQPCAAEINIAMVNKLYDLAKNQEKVPDSIREHYNNLSYNASDCTGCEECEARCPFNVKIADVMAKAERLFNI, encoded by the coding sequence ATGAAATACAGAAAATTAGGTAACACAGGTTTAGAAGTGTCAGAAGTGGCATTTGGTGCTGAATTTTTAGTTGAAAGGCCTTATGAAGATGCAGAGGAACTGATCAGAATCTGTGAAGCAAATGGAATAAACTTCCTTGACTGCTGGATGAGCGAGCCTGGAGTACGTTCCAATTTAGGCCAAGCCATAAAGGATACTCGCGAGAGATGGATCATTCAGGGACATATTGGTTCTACATGGCAAAACGAGCAGTATGTGAGAACCCGTGAAATGGATAAGGTAGTTCCTGCATTTGAAGACTTTATGGAAAGGTTTCAAATCGACAGATTGGATTTCGGAATGATCCATTATGTTGATGAAATGGCTGATTATGAAGAGATAATGAATGGCGAGTTCATTGAATATGTAAGAAAGCTTAAAAGGGATGGAACAATCGATCACATTGGACTTTCTACCCATAACCCTGAAATTGGAAGGCTTGCAGCATTGAACCCTGAAATAGAGCTTCTGATGTTTTCAATCAATCCTGCATTTGACATGTTCGAGCCTACAGACAACATTGAGGATTATAGAAATGATGAAATGTACAATGAGGATATGGAAGGTCTTAACCCTCAAAGGGCAGAACTCTACAGTTTATGCAAGGAGACTGGAACTGCACTTACAGTAATGAAGGGATTTGCAGGAGGCAACCTTTTGTCTGCTGAGACATCTCCATTTGGAGTTGCATTAAGTCCTATTCAATGCATTCATTATGCACTTTCCCAAGATGGGGTTTGCAGCATATTTGTTGGAGTAAAGAATCCTGATGAGCTTATGGAAGCTATTGGCTACTGTGATGCAACAGAAGAAGAGAAGGACTTTAGAGAAGTTTTAAGGAATGCTCCTAACCATTCATTTGAAGGGCAATGCACCTATTGCGGCCATTGTCAGCCATGCGCTGCAGAAATAAATATTGCTATGGTAAACAAATTGTATGACCTTGCCAAAAATCAGGAAAAGGTTCCAGATAGCATTCGTGAGCATTACAATAATTTATCCTATAATGCAAGCGATTGTACCGGCTGCGAGGAATGTGAGGCCAGATGCCCATTCAATGTAAAGATAGCGGATGTAATGGCCAAAGCCGAAAGGCTATTTAATATCTAA
- a CDS encoding DUF6198 family protein translates to MQIKKISRYVIYLISLFFISLGAAISIKANLGTSPIICLPYVSSLILKMSVGTVCLIFNVLFIAVQIILLRSGFERRQYLQIIVGTIFSLSIDFSMMLVTFLNPADYLSQFATLLLSCVVVAFGVMLEVQTEVVYLPPDGIIVAISKVLKKEFPKVKPFFDTSLVLTAAILSVVFLGYLAGVREGTIISALIIGPIVKVLQNHFNPYVEALIS, encoded by the coding sequence ATGCAGATAAAGAAGATTTCAAGATATGTCATTTATTTGATTTCACTGTTTTTCATATCATTGGGGGCAGCAATATCTATCAAGGCAAACCTGGGGACATCTCCTATCATCTGCCTTCCATATGTTTCAAGCTTGATTTTGAAAATGAGTGTTGGGACAGTCTGTCTGATCTTCAATGTCCTCTTCATAGCCGTTCAGATAATCCTTCTTAGAAGCGGATTTGAAAGGAGACAGTACCTTCAAATAATCGTGGGAACAATATTCTCCCTTTCCATAGACTTTTCAATGATGCTGGTCACTTTCCTGAATCCTGCAGATTACTTAAGCCAATTTGCCACACTTCTATTGAGCTGTGTGGTTGTTGCATTCGGTGTCATGCTGGAGGTTCAGACAGAAGTCGTCTATCTTCCTCCGGATGGAATAATAGTGGCAATCTCAAAGGTTTTAAAGAAGGAGTTTCCAAAGGTTAAGCCTTTCTTTGACACAAGTCTGGTTCTTACAGCAGCGATTTTGTCTGTAGTATTTTTAGGCTACCTGGCTGGAGTCCGTGAAGGAACCATCATCTCAGCTCTAATCATTGGACCTATAGTAAAGGTTCTTCAAAACCATTTCAATCCCTATGTTGAGGCTTTGATTAGCTAA